The Porites lutea chromosome 11, jaPorLute2.1, whole genome shotgun sequence genome includes a region encoding these proteins:
- the LOC140951960 gene encoding carbonic anhydrase 7-like, with amino-acid sequence MESFLLVVFLIISCASLAFSASWSYESPNGPANWTGVCKNGTRQSPIDIKSSEAVYDEALGKFELKNYDKQLTLDFTVANNGHGMVVSLGGGDYAVSGGGLDGSYKTVQFHLHWGPDENAGSEHEMDGKAYPAEMHFVSMNTKYSTLKEALTPSDGLAVLGVFMEVGGDDNFAWSFLDYAANVTTFNTSVVVPASKFAVFNNLLPASKTDYYRYDGSLTTPTCNEVVTWTVFKNTVKISQRQIDLLRKLKQKDGKLLTENYRPPTPLNGRTVKASFKATSVATTPPPAAGSTIMPTGGASVSRMTAGLFLSMLLVLFALQ; translated from the exons ATGGAAAGTTTTCTCCTGGTTGTGTTTCTGATCATCAGCTGTGCATCACTTGCTTTCAGTGCTT CCTGGAGCTATGAAAGCCCTAATG GCCCTGCTAATTGGACGGGGGTCTGCAAGAATGGAACGAGGCAATCTCCAATCGACATCAAAAGCAGTGAAGCTGTTTATGACGAAGCCTTAGGTAAATTTGAGTTAAAGAATTACGACAAACAATTAACCCTCGATTTCACCGTTGCAAACAATGGGCACGGCATGGTAGTGTCATTGGGTGGCGGTGATTACGCTGTAAGCGGAGGAGGTCTTGACGGTAGCTATAAAACCGTTCAGTTCCACCTCCACTGGGGACCAGATGAAAACGCAGGGTCTGAACACGAGATGGACGGAAAGGCTTATCCAGCTGAG ATGCACTTTGTAAGCATGAATACAAAATATTCCACTCTTAAAGAAGCACTCACACCGTCAGATGGTCTTGCCGTTCTTGGTGTCTTTATGGAG GTTGGAGGAGACGATAACTTTGCGTGGTCGTTTTTGGACTATGCCGCAAACGTTACTACCT TCAATACATCTGTTGTTGTACCAGCCTCAAAATTTGCAGTCTTTAACAACCTGCTGCCAGCCTCGAAGACCGACTACTACCGCTACGACGGCTCTCTTACCACCCCTACGTGCAATGAGGTTGTCACCTGGACTGTTTTCAAGAATACTGTCAAAATATCCCAGCGTCAG ATTGATCTCCTTCGTAAACTCAAACAGAAGGACGGTAAACTGCTCACGGAAAATTATCGTCCACCAACGCCACTCAATGGCCGAACCGTCAAGGCTAGTTTCAAAGCCACTTCTGTTGCAACTACTCCGCCGCCAGCTGCTGGCTCCACTATCATGCCAACAGGAGGCGCATCTGTCAGCAGGATGACCGCTGGCCTGTTTTTGTCAATGTTGTTGGTCCTCTTCGCTTTGCAGTAG
- the LOC140953242 gene encoding carbonic anhydrase 7-like: protein MSALSQDEELLKAANWSYEGETGPANWPGDCKNGKRQSPIDIKSAEAVYDKALGEFELKNYDKKLPLNFTVSNNGHGMVVSLTGSDYVVSGGGLVGSFKTIQFHLHWGPNEDKGSEHEMNGKSYPAEIQFVSCNTNYPNVTEALKNPNGLAVLGVFIEVEGDDDNTAWSFLDFAANVTKYQSSVVVPASDFAVFNNMLPASKSDYYRYNGSLTTPTCNEVVTWTVFKDAVKISKRQIDLLRKLENRDGKPLTKNYRPPMPLNGRTVKASFKATSVATNPPPAAGSTTMPTGGASVSRMTAGLFLSMLLVLFALQ from the exons ATGAGCGCATTGAGCCAAGATGAAGAACTATTAAAGGCAGCAA ACTGGAGCTATGAAGGCGAAACTG GCCCTGCTAATTGGCCGGGCGACTGCAAGAATGGAAAAAGGCAATCTCCAATCGACATCAAAAGTGCTGAAGCTGTTTATGACAAAGCCTTGGGTGAATTTGAGTTAAAGAATTACGACAAAAAATTACCCCTCAACTTCACCGTTTCAAACAATGGACACGGCATGGTAGTGTCATTGACTGGAAGTGATTACGTTGTAAGCGGAGGAGGTCTTGTCGGTAGCTTTAAAACCATTCAATTCCACCTCCACTGGGGACCAAATGAAGACAAGGGGTCTGAACACGAGATGAACGGAAAGTCTTATCCAGCTGAG ATACAATTTGTAAGCTGCAATACAAACTATCCCAATGTTACTGAAGCACTCAAAAATCCAAATGGTCTCGCCGTTCTTGGTGTCTTTATCGAG GTTGAAGGAGACGACGATAACACTGCGTGGTCGTTTTTGGACTTTGCCGCAAATGTTACTAAAT ACCAATCATCTGTTGTTGTACCGGCCTCAGATTTTGCAGTCTTTAACAACATGCTGCCAGCCTCGAAGAGCGACTACTACCGCTACAACGGCTCTCTTACCACCCCTACGTGCAATGAGGTCGTCACCTGGACTGTTTTCAAGGATGCTGTCAAAATATCCAAGCGTCAG ATTGATCTCCTTCGTAAACTCGAAAACCGGGACGGTAAACCGCTCACGAAAAATTATCGTCCACCAATGCCACTCAATGGCCGAACCGTCAAGGCTAGTTTCAAGGCCACTTCTGTTGCAACTAATCCGCCGCCAGCTGCTGGCTCCACTACCATGCCAACAGGAGGCGCATCTGTCAGCAGGATGACCGCTGGCCTGTTTTTGTCAATGTTGTTGGTCCTCTTCGCTTTGCAGTAG
- the LOC140951800 gene encoding uncharacterized protein isoform X2 has product MAVADHGELSYSLVEEIELLEAIYIHELNVQGPRESPTIVSVMLHPSTGDDKHKRFVCLTLVIHLPLKYPSELPSITIKTPRGLSEAHIESILSNLRELSESCLGRPMLYELIEYAKESLTDNNVPSCACAICLCHFQESDEFTKTECYHYFHCGCLARYIEYSLQQEDEREDKTKIVYKPSEEIRKLQKKMASLFEKQKKKGGIINIEQERNRFLIDITSVRQEETLPESEPDLETVTDTVKTDSVVDPCTNKAPKRQNGTKEYNAEGKHVRRRKPERREKRDFSKDTRPSRGHRHPAFDRAGNKSEEEKFRQDKQTIEKRHAAVDRRPWRTEKKDEGKGAMKSSEEQGRAGAGEKMVSTKSGVELERRTEKKDEEKVAIKSSEEHRKDAGENQVKAKSEVEPKRRTEKKDEGIVAVKSFEEQSKHAGEKQVKVKSGVEPDTKTSVADVSEKVASAENVSSKKDNNSCWQNSNGERARSAKKRRGRSGKGRTLVAEKSEVRSGSRDLNEKTTCSGDDGEQQTAKPQPSRNVTSYLKTNACGKADATVNSKQGTSVREDIACKPPPGFETKMVDNRGSEQLRNDPRRPPPGFETHLLRPRPPPGLGSPVEGRTAQSTSQSVIS; this is encoded by the exons TCCTACAATTGTCAGTGTCATGCTTCATCCAAGCACAGGAGATGATAAACATAAGCGCTTTGTTTGCCTTACCTTAGTAATTCACCTTCCACTAAAG taCCCATCAGAATTACCATCCATTACTATCAAGACTCCCAGAGGTTTATCTGAAGCCCACATTGAAAG CATTTTGTCAAACTTGAGGGAACTTTCTGAGAGTTGCCTTGGAAGACCAATGCTTTATGAACTCATTGAg TATGCAAAAGAAAGCTTAACTGACAACAATGTGCCAAGCTGTGCCTGTGCTATTTGTCTCTGTCACTTTCAG GAAAGTGATGAATTTACCAAGACAGAATGTTATCATTACTTCCACTGTGGTTGCTTAGCAAGGTACATAGAATATTCACTGCAACAAGAAGATGAAAGGGAAGACAAAACCAAG ATTGTTTACAAACCAAGTGAAGAAATAAGAAAACTTCAAAAGAAGATGGCGTCTCTGTTTGAGAAGCAAAAGAAGAAAGGGGGGATAATTAACATCgaacaagaaagaaacagaTTTTTAATCGACATAACATCG GTCCGTCAAGAGGAAACTTTGCCTGAGAGTGAACCCGACCTTGAAACCGTTACAGACACTGTAAAAACAGATTCCGTTGTAGATCCCTGTACAAATAAAGCCCCTAAACGACAGAACGGAACTAAGGAATATAACGCAGAAGGTAAGCATGTTCGCAGACGAAAACCCGAAAGGAGAGAGAAGAGAGACTTTTCTAAAGATACGCGACCTTCTAGAGGGCATCGGCACCCCGCCTTTGACAGAGCTGGGAATAAATCAGAGGAAGAGAAATTTAGACAAGATAAACAAACAATAGAGAAAAGACACGCAGCAGTAGATAGAAGACCGTGGAGAACAGAGAAGAAGGACGAAGGAAAAGGAGCTATGAAGAGTTCTGAAGAACAAGGCAGAGCCGGTGCCGGTGAAAAAATGGTCAGCACGAAGTCGGGAGTAGAACTAGAGAGAAGAACAGAGAAGAAGGACGAAGAGAAAGTGGCCATTAAAAGTTCTGAAGAACATCGCAAAGATGCTGGTGAAAATCAGGTTAAGGCTAAGTCGGAAGTAGAACCAAAGAGAAGAACAGAGAAGAAGGACGAAGGCATAGTGGCCGTTAAAAGTTTTGaagaacaaagcaaacatgCCGGTGAAAAACAGGTAAAGGTTAAATCGGGAGTAGAACCAGACACAAAGACTTCTGTTGCAGACGTCTCTGAGAAGGTTGCAAGTGCAGAGAACGTTTCTTCTAAAAAGGACAATAACAGTTGTTGGCAAAATTCAAATGGCGAAAGAGCTAGGTCTGCTAAAAAAAGACGAGGGAGGTCTGGAAAGGGAAGGACATTGGTTGCAGAAAAAAGTGAAGTACGGAGTGGCAGCAGAGACTTGAATGAGAAAACAACTTGTTCGGGTGACGACGGGGAGCAACAAACTGCTAAACCTCAGCCATCAAGAAACGTTACGTCTTATCTTAAGACAAATGCTTGCGGTAAAGCTGATGCAACTGTAAACTCTAAGCAAGGGACAAGCGTTAGAGAGGACATCGCTTGTAAGCCTCCCCCTGGTTTTGAGACTAAAATGGTGGATAATCGGGGGTCCGAACAATTAAGAAATGATCCTAGAAGACCCCCTCCAGGTTTTGAAACACATCTCTTACGACCTAGACCTCCACCTGGACTTGGCAGTCCAGTGGAAGGCCGGACAGCACAGAGCACAAGTCAATCAGTCATAAGCTGA
- the LOC140951800 gene encoding uncharacterized protein isoform X1, which translates to MAVADHGELSYSLVEEIELLEAIYIHELNVQGPRESPTIVSVMLHPSTGDDKHKRFVCLTLVIHLPLKYPSELPSITIKTPRGLSEAHIESILSNLRELSESCLGRPMLYELIEYAKESLTDNNVPSCACAICLCHFQESDEFTKTECYHYFHCGCLARYIEYSLQQEDEREDKTKVECPMCRLPITYNLTQLQSFASKELKEEEIVYKPSEEIRKLQKKMASLFEKQKKKGGIINIEQERNRFLIDITSVRQEETLPESEPDLETVTDTVKTDSVVDPCTNKAPKRQNGTKEYNAEGKHVRRRKPERREKRDFSKDTRPSRGHRHPAFDRAGNKSEEEKFRQDKQTIEKRHAAVDRRPWRTEKKDEGKGAMKSSEEQGRAGAGEKMVSTKSGVELERRTEKKDEEKVAIKSSEEHRKDAGENQVKAKSEVEPKRRTEKKDEGIVAVKSFEEQSKHAGEKQVKVKSGVEPDTKTSVADVSEKVASAENVSSKKDNNSCWQNSNGERARSAKKRRGRSGKGRTLVAEKSEVRSGSRDLNEKTTCSGDDGEQQTAKPQPSRNVTSYLKTNACGKADATVNSKQGTSVREDIACKPPPGFETKMVDNRGSEQLRNDPRRPPPGFETHLLRPRPPPGLGSPVEGRTAQSTSQSVIS; encoded by the exons TCCTACAATTGTCAGTGTCATGCTTCATCCAAGCACAGGAGATGATAAACATAAGCGCTTTGTTTGCCTTACCTTAGTAATTCACCTTCCACTAAAG taCCCATCAGAATTACCATCCATTACTATCAAGACTCCCAGAGGTTTATCTGAAGCCCACATTGAAAG CATTTTGTCAAACTTGAGGGAACTTTCTGAGAGTTGCCTTGGAAGACCAATGCTTTATGAACTCATTGAg TATGCAAAAGAAAGCTTAACTGACAACAATGTGCCAAGCTGTGCCTGTGCTATTTGTCTCTGTCACTTTCAG GAAAGTGATGAATTTACCAAGACAGAATGTTATCATTACTTCCACTGTGGTTGCTTAGCAAGGTACATAGAATATTCACTGCAACAAGAAGATGAAAGGGAAGACAAAACCAAG GTGGAATGTCCCATGTGTCGACTGCCAATCACCTACAACCTCACACAACTACAAAGTTTTGCTTCAAAAGAGCTTAAGGAAGAGGAG ATTGTTTACAAACCAAGTGAAGAAATAAGAAAACTTCAAAAGAAGATGGCGTCTCTGTTTGAGAAGCAAAAGAAGAAAGGGGGGATAATTAACATCgaacaagaaagaaacagaTTTTTAATCGACATAACATCG GTCCGTCAAGAGGAAACTTTGCCTGAGAGTGAACCCGACCTTGAAACCGTTACAGACACTGTAAAAACAGATTCCGTTGTAGATCCCTGTACAAATAAAGCCCCTAAACGACAGAACGGAACTAAGGAATATAACGCAGAAGGTAAGCATGTTCGCAGACGAAAACCCGAAAGGAGAGAGAAGAGAGACTTTTCTAAAGATACGCGACCTTCTAGAGGGCATCGGCACCCCGCCTTTGACAGAGCTGGGAATAAATCAGAGGAAGAGAAATTTAGACAAGATAAACAAACAATAGAGAAAAGACACGCAGCAGTAGATAGAAGACCGTGGAGAACAGAGAAGAAGGACGAAGGAAAAGGAGCTATGAAGAGTTCTGAAGAACAAGGCAGAGCCGGTGCCGGTGAAAAAATGGTCAGCACGAAGTCGGGAGTAGAACTAGAGAGAAGAACAGAGAAGAAGGACGAAGAGAAAGTGGCCATTAAAAGTTCTGAAGAACATCGCAAAGATGCTGGTGAAAATCAGGTTAAGGCTAAGTCGGAAGTAGAACCAAAGAGAAGAACAGAGAAGAAGGACGAAGGCATAGTGGCCGTTAAAAGTTTTGaagaacaaagcaaacatgCCGGTGAAAAACAGGTAAAGGTTAAATCGGGAGTAGAACCAGACACAAAGACTTCTGTTGCAGACGTCTCTGAGAAGGTTGCAAGTGCAGAGAACGTTTCTTCTAAAAAGGACAATAACAGTTGTTGGCAAAATTCAAATGGCGAAAGAGCTAGGTCTGCTAAAAAAAGACGAGGGAGGTCTGGAAAGGGAAGGACATTGGTTGCAGAAAAAAGTGAAGTACGGAGTGGCAGCAGAGACTTGAATGAGAAAACAACTTGTTCGGGTGACGACGGGGAGCAACAAACTGCTAAACCTCAGCCATCAAGAAACGTTACGTCTTATCTTAAGACAAATGCTTGCGGTAAAGCTGATGCAACTGTAAACTCTAAGCAAGGGACAAGCGTTAGAGAGGACATCGCTTGTAAGCCTCCCCCTGGTTTTGAGACTAAAATGGTGGATAATCGGGGGTCCGAACAATTAAGAAATGATCCTAGAAGACCCCCTCCAGGTTTTGAAACACATCTCTTACGACCTAGACCTCCACCTGGACTTGGCAGTCCAGTGGAAGGCCGGACAGCACAGAGCACAAGTCAATCAGTCATAAGCTGA
- the LOC140951800 gene encoding uncharacterized protein isoform X3 — MLYELIEYAKESLTDNNVPSCACAICLCHFQESDEFTKTECYHYFHCGCLARYIEYSLQQEDEREDKTKVECPMCRLPITYNLTQLQSFASKELKEEEIVYKPSEEIRKLQKKMASLFEKQKKKGGIINIEQERNRFLIDITSVRQEETLPESEPDLETVTDTVKTDSVVDPCTNKAPKRQNGTKEYNAEGKHVRRRKPERREKRDFSKDTRPSRGHRHPAFDRAGNKSEEEKFRQDKQTIEKRHAAVDRRPWRTEKKDEGKGAMKSSEEQGRAGAGEKMVSTKSGVELERRTEKKDEEKVAIKSSEEHRKDAGENQVKAKSEVEPKRRTEKKDEGIVAVKSFEEQSKHAGEKQVKVKSGVEPDTKTSVADVSEKVASAENVSSKKDNNSCWQNSNGERARSAKKRRGRSGKGRTLVAEKSEVRSGSRDLNEKTTCSGDDGEQQTAKPQPSRNVTSYLKTNACGKADATVNSKQGTSVREDIACKPPPGFETKMVDNRGSEQLRNDPRRPPPGFETHLLRPRPPPGLGSPVEGRTAQSTSQSVIS; from the exons ATGCTTTATGAACTCATTGAg TATGCAAAAGAAAGCTTAACTGACAACAATGTGCCAAGCTGTGCCTGTGCTATTTGTCTCTGTCACTTTCAG GAAAGTGATGAATTTACCAAGACAGAATGTTATCATTACTTCCACTGTGGTTGCTTAGCAAGGTACATAGAATATTCACTGCAACAAGAAGATGAAAGGGAAGACAAAACCAAG GTGGAATGTCCCATGTGTCGACTGCCAATCACCTACAACCTCACACAACTACAAAGTTTTGCTTCAAAAGAGCTTAAGGAAGAGGAG ATTGTTTACAAACCAAGTGAAGAAATAAGAAAACTTCAAAAGAAGATGGCGTCTCTGTTTGAGAAGCAAAAGAAGAAAGGGGGGATAATTAACATCgaacaagaaagaaacagaTTTTTAATCGACATAACATCG GTCCGTCAAGAGGAAACTTTGCCTGAGAGTGAACCCGACCTTGAAACCGTTACAGACACTGTAAAAACAGATTCCGTTGTAGATCCCTGTACAAATAAAGCCCCTAAACGACAGAACGGAACTAAGGAATATAACGCAGAAGGTAAGCATGTTCGCAGACGAAAACCCGAAAGGAGAGAGAAGAGAGACTTTTCTAAAGATACGCGACCTTCTAGAGGGCATCGGCACCCCGCCTTTGACAGAGCTGGGAATAAATCAGAGGAAGAGAAATTTAGACAAGATAAACAAACAATAGAGAAAAGACACGCAGCAGTAGATAGAAGACCGTGGAGAACAGAGAAGAAGGACGAAGGAAAAGGAGCTATGAAGAGTTCTGAAGAACAAGGCAGAGCCGGTGCCGGTGAAAAAATGGTCAGCACGAAGTCGGGAGTAGAACTAGAGAGAAGAACAGAGAAGAAGGACGAAGAGAAAGTGGCCATTAAAAGTTCTGAAGAACATCGCAAAGATGCTGGTGAAAATCAGGTTAAGGCTAAGTCGGAAGTAGAACCAAAGAGAAGAACAGAGAAGAAGGACGAAGGCATAGTGGCCGTTAAAAGTTTTGaagaacaaagcaaacatgCCGGTGAAAAACAGGTAAAGGTTAAATCGGGAGTAGAACCAGACACAAAGACTTCTGTTGCAGACGTCTCTGAGAAGGTTGCAAGTGCAGAGAACGTTTCTTCTAAAAAGGACAATAACAGTTGTTGGCAAAATTCAAATGGCGAAAGAGCTAGGTCTGCTAAAAAAAGACGAGGGAGGTCTGGAAAGGGAAGGACATTGGTTGCAGAAAAAAGTGAAGTACGGAGTGGCAGCAGAGACTTGAATGAGAAAACAACTTGTTCGGGTGACGACGGGGAGCAACAAACTGCTAAACCTCAGCCATCAAGAAACGTTACGTCTTATCTTAAGACAAATGCTTGCGGTAAAGCTGATGCAACTGTAAACTCTAAGCAAGGGACAAGCGTTAGAGAGGACATCGCTTGTAAGCCTCCCCCTGGTTTTGAGACTAAAATGGTGGATAATCGGGGGTCCGAACAATTAAGAAATGATCCTAGAAGACCCCCTCCAGGTTTTGAAACACATCTCTTACGACCTAGACCTCCACCTGGACTTGGCAGTCCAGTGGAAGGCCGGACAGCACAGAGCACAAGTCAATCAGTCATAAGCTGA